Proteins encoded together in one Phalacrocorax aristotelis chromosome 7, bGulAri2.1, whole genome shotgun sequence window:
- the TNK2 gene encoding activated CDC42 kinase 1 isoform X4, with the protein MRRFQALRRSFPFLTRFRLYRRLSCSMQAEEGTDWLLELLTELQLQQYFLRIRDELNVTRLSHFEYVKNEDLEKIGMGRPGQRRLWEAVKRRKAMCKRKSWMSKVFSGKRPESELPPQPQSTFRKPPTPPPPEAGGQHSLTCLVRERDLSLFEKLGDGSFGVVRRGEWCTPAGKTLNVAVKCLKTDVLSQPEALDDFIREVNAMHSLDHRNLIRLYGVVLSHPMKMVTELAPLGSLLDRLRKNQGHFLISTLCQYAIQVAKGMAYLESKRFIHRDLAARNILLASNELVKIGDFGLMRALPKNDDHYVMQEHRKVPFAWCAPESLKTRTFSHASDTWMFGVTLWEMFTYGQEPWIGLNGSQILHKIDKEGERLPRPEDCPQDVYNVMLQCWAHKPEDRPTFVALRDFLVEAQPTDMRALQDFEEPDKLHIQMNDIITVIEGRAENYWWRGQNKRTLKVGQFPRNTVTSVAGLSAHDISQPLKNSFIHTGHGDTNPQHCWGFPDKIDELYLGNPMDPPDILGVDPSAARPTQLPGRAKRQPPPRPPQPTILLTKPCYDPVSEEEEGLPGGLRKLCLKKPGTGKGLRPVKPSARVPGTKVGERQPSQPASEGLAGSEVTLIDFGEEVPQGSPSPVGEVTAPSLAKLAMEAFSLLDKTPPQSPTRALPRPLHPTPVVDWDTRPLPPPPAYDDVAQDEDDFEVCSITSPPSRRGKTNYGFVDEGERGLMLEDNLFLPPKETKQPSLMQTTELFEELQQECMKRLNVPLGPATPADDKPQIPPRVPIPPRPLRRNEPGRWSGELSPASGGEEDRPPQIPPRDPLSQPTSRTPSPMALQVGSPQQRAALCSCLSTSPGKPMPTTQSFALDPKYATPKVIQAQGKDCSKGPCILPIVKDGQKVSSTHYYLLPERPAYLDKYEKFFKEAKSPEEVPASRLVTTATVRPMVQQLPPDCKANFSSNNSNPGPKCLVKASCSLQKIIYDGPDSYRPADKIRLVQDTVHGVTTEECQAALQNHGWSVQRAIQYLKVEQLFCLGLKSRVECHRVLEMFDWNLAQASSHLLDPYSTARQKR; encoded by the exons ATGCGACGCTTCCAGGCTTTGCGCCGatccttccccttcctcaccCGCTTCCGCCTCTACCGA AGGCTGAGCTGTAGcatgcaggcagaggagggcacagactggctgctggagctgctcaccgagctgcagctgcagcagtacTTCCTGCGCATCCGGGACGAGCTCAATGTCACCCGCCTCTCCCACTTCGAGTACGTCAAAAATGAGGATCTGGAGAAGATCGGCATGGGACGCCCTG GCCAGCGGCGGCTGTGGGAGGCGGTGAAGCGGAGGAAAGCTATGTGCAAGCGGAAATCCTGGATGAGCAAG GTGTTCAGTGGGAAGCGCCCCGAGTCAGAgctgccaccccagccccagagcACCTTCCGCAAGCCCCCCACACCACCGCCCCCCGAAGCTGGTGGCCAGCACTCCCTCACCTGCCTCGTGCGGGAGCGGGACCTCTCGCTCTTTGAGAAGCTGGGCGACGGCTCCTTTGGCGTCGTGCGTCGTGGCGAGTGGTGCACGCCTGCCGGCAAGACG CTGAACGTGGCAGTGAAGTGCCTCAAGACAGATGTGCTGAGCCAGCCGGAGGCGCTGGACGACTTCATCCGGGAGGTGAATGCCATGCACTCCCTGGACCACAGGAACCTCATCCGCCTCTATGGTGTGGTGCTCTCCCACCCCATGAAGATG GTGACAGAGCTGGCCCCACTGGGCTCCCTGTTGGACCGCCTGCGGAAGAACCAGGGCCATTTCCTCATCTCCACCCTCTGCCAGTACGCCATCCAGGTGGCAAAGGGCATGGCCTACCTTGAGTCCAAGCGCTTCATCCACCGCGACCTGGCTGCCCGCAACATCCTGCTGGCCTCCAATGAGCTGGTCAAGATCGGGGACTTCGGGCTGATGCGGGCCCTGCCCAAAAATGATGACCACTACGTAATGCAGGAGCATCGCAAAGTCCCCTTTGCCTg GTGTGCTCCTGAGAGCCTGAAGACGCGCACCTTCTCCCATGCCAGTGACACCTGGATGTTCGGGGTGACCCTCTGGGAAATGTTCACATATGGGCAGGAGCCCTGGATCGGCCTCAATGGCAGCCAG ATCCTGCACAAAATAGACAAGGAGGGCGAGCGGCTGCCGCGGCCCGAGGACTGTCCCCAGGATGTCTACAACGTcatgctgcagtgctgggcGCACAAGCCTGAGGACCGACCGACCTTTGTGGCCCTGCGGGACTTCTTGGTGGAG GCCCAGCCTACTGACATGAGGGCACTGCAGGACTTTGAGGAGCCTGACAAGCTGCACATCCAGATGAACGACATCATCACAGTCATCGAGGGCAG GGCTGAGAATTACTGGTGGCGGGGTCAGAATAAGCGGACCCTAAAAGTGGGCCAGTTCCCCCGAAACACGGTGACTTCAGTGGCGGGGCTGTCGGCCCACGACATCAGCCAGCCGCTTAAAAACAGCTTCATCCACACAGGCCATGGAGACACCAacccacagcactgctgggggTTTCCTGATAAAATTGATGA GCTGTACCTGGGAAATCCCATGGACCCTCCTGATATTTTAGGCGTGGACCCGAGTGCTGCCAGACCCACTCAGCTTCCAGGCAGGGCTAAAA GGCAGCCGCCTCCGCGCCCGCCTCAGCCTACCATCCTGCTCACCA AGCCCTGCTACGACCCAgtcagtgaggaggaggagggtctgCCGGGGGGTCTCCGGAAGCTCTGCCTAAAGAAGCCAGGCACAGGGAAGGGTCTGCGACCAGTCAAGCCGTCGGCACGGGTACCGGGCACCAAGGTGGGCGAGCGGCAACCCAGCCAGCCAGCAAGTGAGGGGCTGGCAGGCAGCGAGGTGACACTCATTGATTTCGGGGAGGAGGTGCCGCAAGGTAGCCCTTCGCCAGTAGGGGAGGTGACAGCCCCGTCGTTGGCCAAGCTGGCCATGGAGGCCTTCTCCTTGCTGGACAAGACCCCACCGCAGAGCCCCACGCGGGCTCTACCCCGGCCCCTCCACCCCACACCAGTGGTAGACTGGGACACCCGCCCCTTACCCCCACCGCCTGCCTATGATGATGTGGCACAAGATGAGGATGACTTTGAGGTCTGCTCTATTACCAGCCCCCCAAGCCGGCGGGGCAAGACCAACTATGGCTTTGTGGATGAGGGCGAGCGGGGTCTGATGCTGGAGGACAACCTCTTCCTGCCCCCCAAGGAGAccaagcagcccagcctgaTGCAGACCACCGAGCTCTttgaggagctgcagcaggagtgCATGAAGAGGCTCAACGTCCCCCTGGGACCAGCCACCCCTGCTGATGACAAGCCCCAAATACCCCCCCGTGTCCCTATCCCACCACGGCCCCTACGCCGCAATGAGCCCGGGCGCTGGTCAGGGGAGCTTTCCCCAGCTTCAGGGGGTGAGGAAGACCGGCCGCCCCAGATTCCCCCCCGGGACCCACTGTCACAGCCCACCTCCCGGACACCCAGCCCCATGGCCCTGCAGGTGGGCTCCCCACAGCAACGCGCcgccctctgctcctgcctctccaCATCACCAGGAAAGCCCATGCCCACCACACAGAGCTTTGCCCTTGACCCCAAGTACGCCACCCCCAAGGTCATCCAAGCACAGGGCAAGGACTGCTCCAAAGGACCCTGCATCCTACCCATCGTGAAGGATGGGCAGAAGGTCAGCAGCACCCACTACTACCTGCTGCCCGAGCGTCCTGCCTACCTGGACAAGTATGAGAAGTTTTTCAAGGAGGCTAAAAGCCCCGAGGAGGTGCCGGCATCCCGCCTGGTCACCACAGCCACCGTCCGTCCCATGGTGCAGCAGCTGCCACCGGATTGCAAAGCCAACTTCTCCTCCAACAACAGCAACCCTGGGCCCAAGTGCCTGGTGAAAGCCTCCTGCAGCCTCCAGAAGATCATCTACGATGGCCCAGATAGCTACCGCCCTGCCGACAAGATCAGATTG GTACAGGACACGGTGCATGGTGTGACCACTGAGGAGtgccaggcagccctgcagaacCATGGCTGGAGCGTCCAGCGGGCCATCCAGTACCTGAAG GTGGAGCAGCTCTTCTGCCTGGGGCTGAAATCCCGTGTCGAGTGCCACCGGGTGCTGGAGATGTTCGACTGGAATCTAGCCCAGGCCAGCTCCCACCTCCTCGATCCCTACAGCACTGCCCGCCAGAA GCGGTGA
- the TNK2 gene encoding activated CDC42 kinase 1 isoform X1: MRRFQALRRSFPFLTRFRLYRSWRWAQEMNPASIPRTLPRQHPSLSSQPLQRLSCSMQAEEGTDWLLELLTELQLQQYFLRIRDELNVTRLSHFEYVKNEDLEKIGMGRPGQRRLWEAVKRRKAMCKRKSWMSKVFSGKRPESELPPQPQSTFRKPPTPPPPEAGGQHSLTCLVRERDLSLFEKLGDGSFGVVRRGEWCTPAGKTLNVAVKCLKTDVLSQPEALDDFIREVNAMHSLDHRNLIRLYGVVLSHPMKMVTELAPLGSLLDRLRKNQGHFLISTLCQYAIQVAKGMAYLESKRFIHRDLAARNILLASNELVKIGDFGLMRALPKNDDHYVMQEHRKVPFAWCAPESLKTRTFSHASDTWMFGVTLWEMFTYGQEPWIGLNGSQILHKIDKEGERLPRPEDCPQDVYNVMLQCWAHKPEDRPTFVALRDFLVEAQPTDMRALQDFEEPDKLHIQMNDIITVIEGRAENYWWRGQNKRTLKVGQFPRNTVTSVAGLSAHDISQPLKNSFIHTGHGDTNPQHCWGFPDKIDELYLGNPMDPPDILGVDPSAARPTQLPGRAKRQPPPRPPQPTILLTKPCYDPVSEEEEGLPGGLRKLCLKKPGTGKGLRPVKPSARVPGTKVGERQPSQPASEGLAGSEVTLIDFGEEVPQGSPSPVGEVTAPSLAKLAMEAFSLLDKTPPQSPTRALPRPLHPTPVVDWDTRPLPPPPAYDDVAQDEDDFEVCSITSPPSRRGKTNYGFVDEGERGLMLEDNLFLPPKETKQPSLMQTTELFEELQQECMKRLNVPLGPATPADDKPQIPPRVPIPPRPLRRNEPGRWSGELSPASGGEEDRPPQIPPRDPLSQPTSRTPSPMALQVGSPQQRAALCSCLSTSPGKPMPTTQSFALDPKYATPKVIQAQGKDCSKGPCILPIVKDGQKVSSTHYYLLPERPAYLDKYEKFFKEAKSPEEVPASRLVTTATVRPMVQQLPPDCKANFSSNNSNPGPKCLVKASCSLQKIIYDGPDSYRPADKIRLVQDTVHGVTTEECQAALQNHGWSVQRAIQYLKVEQLFCLGLKSRVECHRVLEMFDWNLAQASSHLLDPYSTARQKR, from the exons ATGCGACGCTTCCAGGCTTTGCGCCGatccttccccttcctcaccCGCTTCCGCCTCTACCGA AGCTGGAGATGGGCTCAGGAGATGAACCCTGCTAGCATCCCTCGCACCCTACCCAGGCAGCACCCCAGCCTCAGCTCTCAGCCCCTCCAG AGGCTGAGCTGTAGcatgcaggcagaggagggcacagactggctgctggagctgctcaccgagctgcagctgcagcagtacTTCCTGCGCATCCGGGACGAGCTCAATGTCACCCGCCTCTCCCACTTCGAGTACGTCAAAAATGAGGATCTGGAGAAGATCGGCATGGGACGCCCTG GCCAGCGGCGGCTGTGGGAGGCGGTGAAGCGGAGGAAAGCTATGTGCAAGCGGAAATCCTGGATGAGCAAG GTGTTCAGTGGGAAGCGCCCCGAGTCAGAgctgccaccccagccccagagcACCTTCCGCAAGCCCCCCACACCACCGCCCCCCGAAGCTGGTGGCCAGCACTCCCTCACCTGCCTCGTGCGGGAGCGGGACCTCTCGCTCTTTGAGAAGCTGGGCGACGGCTCCTTTGGCGTCGTGCGTCGTGGCGAGTGGTGCACGCCTGCCGGCAAGACG CTGAACGTGGCAGTGAAGTGCCTCAAGACAGATGTGCTGAGCCAGCCGGAGGCGCTGGACGACTTCATCCGGGAGGTGAATGCCATGCACTCCCTGGACCACAGGAACCTCATCCGCCTCTATGGTGTGGTGCTCTCCCACCCCATGAAGATG GTGACAGAGCTGGCCCCACTGGGCTCCCTGTTGGACCGCCTGCGGAAGAACCAGGGCCATTTCCTCATCTCCACCCTCTGCCAGTACGCCATCCAGGTGGCAAAGGGCATGGCCTACCTTGAGTCCAAGCGCTTCATCCACCGCGACCTGGCTGCCCGCAACATCCTGCTGGCCTCCAATGAGCTGGTCAAGATCGGGGACTTCGGGCTGATGCGGGCCCTGCCCAAAAATGATGACCACTACGTAATGCAGGAGCATCGCAAAGTCCCCTTTGCCTg GTGTGCTCCTGAGAGCCTGAAGACGCGCACCTTCTCCCATGCCAGTGACACCTGGATGTTCGGGGTGACCCTCTGGGAAATGTTCACATATGGGCAGGAGCCCTGGATCGGCCTCAATGGCAGCCAG ATCCTGCACAAAATAGACAAGGAGGGCGAGCGGCTGCCGCGGCCCGAGGACTGTCCCCAGGATGTCTACAACGTcatgctgcagtgctgggcGCACAAGCCTGAGGACCGACCGACCTTTGTGGCCCTGCGGGACTTCTTGGTGGAG GCCCAGCCTACTGACATGAGGGCACTGCAGGACTTTGAGGAGCCTGACAAGCTGCACATCCAGATGAACGACATCATCACAGTCATCGAGGGCAG GGCTGAGAATTACTGGTGGCGGGGTCAGAATAAGCGGACCCTAAAAGTGGGCCAGTTCCCCCGAAACACGGTGACTTCAGTGGCGGGGCTGTCGGCCCACGACATCAGCCAGCCGCTTAAAAACAGCTTCATCCACACAGGCCATGGAGACACCAacccacagcactgctgggggTTTCCTGATAAAATTGATGA GCTGTACCTGGGAAATCCCATGGACCCTCCTGATATTTTAGGCGTGGACCCGAGTGCTGCCAGACCCACTCAGCTTCCAGGCAGGGCTAAAA GGCAGCCGCCTCCGCGCCCGCCTCAGCCTACCATCCTGCTCACCA AGCCCTGCTACGACCCAgtcagtgaggaggaggagggtctgCCGGGGGGTCTCCGGAAGCTCTGCCTAAAGAAGCCAGGCACAGGGAAGGGTCTGCGACCAGTCAAGCCGTCGGCACGGGTACCGGGCACCAAGGTGGGCGAGCGGCAACCCAGCCAGCCAGCAAGTGAGGGGCTGGCAGGCAGCGAGGTGACACTCATTGATTTCGGGGAGGAGGTGCCGCAAGGTAGCCCTTCGCCAGTAGGGGAGGTGACAGCCCCGTCGTTGGCCAAGCTGGCCATGGAGGCCTTCTCCTTGCTGGACAAGACCCCACCGCAGAGCCCCACGCGGGCTCTACCCCGGCCCCTCCACCCCACACCAGTGGTAGACTGGGACACCCGCCCCTTACCCCCACCGCCTGCCTATGATGATGTGGCACAAGATGAGGATGACTTTGAGGTCTGCTCTATTACCAGCCCCCCAAGCCGGCGGGGCAAGACCAACTATGGCTTTGTGGATGAGGGCGAGCGGGGTCTGATGCTGGAGGACAACCTCTTCCTGCCCCCCAAGGAGAccaagcagcccagcctgaTGCAGACCACCGAGCTCTttgaggagctgcagcaggagtgCATGAAGAGGCTCAACGTCCCCCTGGGACCAGCCACCCCTGCTGATGACAAGCCCCAAATACCCCCCCGTGTCCCTATCCCACCACGGCCCCTACGCCGCAATGAGCCCGGGCGCTGGTCAGGGGAGCTTTCCCCAGCTTCAGGGGGTGAGGAAGACCGGCCGCCCCAGATTCCCCCCCGGGACCCACTGTCACAGCCCACCTCCCGGACACCCAGCCCCATGGCCCTGCAGGTGGGCTCCCCACAGCAACGCGCcgccctctgctcctgcctctccaCATCACCAGGAAAGCCCATGCCCACCACACAGAGCTTTGCCCTTGACCCCAAGTACGCCACCCCCAAGGTCATCCAAGCACAGGGCAAGGACTGCTCCAAAGGACCCTGCATCCTACCCATCGTGAAGGATGGGCAGAAGGTCAGCAGCACCCACTACTACCTGCTGCCCGAGCGTCCTGCCTACCTGGACAAGTATGAGAAGTTTTTCAAGGAGGCTAAAAGCCCCGAGGAGGTGCCGGCATCCCGCCTGGTCACCACAGCCACCGTCCGTCCCATGGTGCAGCAGCTGCCACCGGATTGCAAAGCCAACTTCTCCTCCAACAACAGCAACCCTGGGCCCAAGTGCCTGGTGAAAGCCTCCTGCAGCCTCCAGAAGATCATCTACGATGGCCCAGATAGCTACCGCCCTGCCGACAAGATCAGATTG GTACAGGACACGGTGCATGGTGTGACCACTGAGGAGtgccaggcagccctgcagaacCATGGCTGGAGCGTCCAGCGGGCCATCCAGTACCTGAAG GTGGAGCAGCTCTTCTGCCTGGGGCTGAAATCCCGTGTCGAGTGCCACCGGGTGCTGGAGATGTTCGACTGGAATCTAGCCCAGGCCAGCTCCCACCTCCTCGATCCCTACAGCACTGCCCGCCAGAA GCGGTGA
- the TNK2 gene encoding activated CDC42 kinase 1 isoform X3, whose protein sequence is MNPASIPRTLPRQHPSLSSQPLQRLSCSMQAEEGTDWLLELLTELQLQQYFLRIRDELNVTRLSHFEYVKNEDLEKIGMGRPGQRRLWEAVKRRKAMCKRKSWMSKVFSGKRPESELPPQPQSTFRKPPTPPPPEAGGQHSLTCLVRERDLSLFEKLGDGSFGVVRRGEWCTPAGKTLNVAVKCLKTDVLSQPEALDDFIREVNAMHSLDHRNLIRLYGVVLSHPMKMVTELAPLGSLLDRLRKNQGHFLISTLCQYAIQVAKGMAYLESKRFIHRDLAARNILLASNELVKIGDFGLMRALPKNDDHYVMQEHRKVPFAWCAPESLKTRTFSHASDTWMFGVTLWEMFTYGQEPWIGLNGSQILHKIDKEGERLPRPEDCPQDVYNVMLQCWAHKPEDRPTFVALRDFLVEAQPTDMRALQDFEEPDKLHIQMNDIITVIEGRAENYWWRGQNKRTLKVGQFPRNTVTSVAGLSAHDISQPLKNSFIHTGHGDTNPQHCWGFPDKIDELYLGNPMDPPDILGVDPSAARPTQLPGRAKRQPPPRPPQPTILLTKPCYDPVSEEEEGLPGGLRKLCLKKPGTGKGLRPVKPSARVPGTKVGERQPSQPASEGLAGSEVTLIDFGEEVPQGSPSPVGEVTAPSLAKLAMEAFSLLDKTPPQSPTRALPRPLHPTPVVDWDTRPLPPPPAYDDVAQDEDDFEVCSITSPPSRRGKTNYGFVDEGERGLMLEDNLFLPPKETKQPSLMQTTELFEELQQECMKRLNVPLGPATPADDKPQIPPRVPIPPRPLRRNEPGRWSGELSPASGGEEDRPPQIPPRDPLSQPTSRTPSPMALQVGSPQQRAALCSCLSTSPGKPMPTTQSFALDPKYATPKVIQAQGKDCSKGPCILPIVKDGQKVSSTHYYLLPERPAYLDKYEKFFKEAKSPEEVPASRLVTTATVRPMVQQLPPDCKANFSSNNSNPGPKCLVKASCSLQKIIYDGPDSYRPADKIRLVQDTVHGVTTEECQAALQNHGWSVQRAIQYLKVEQLFCLGLKSRVECHRVLEMFDWNLAQASSHLLDPYSTARQKR, encoded by the exons ATGAACCCTGCTAGCATCCCTCGCACCCTACCCAGGCAGCACCCCAGCCTCAGCTCTCAGCCCCTCCAG AGGCTGAGCTGTAGcatgcaggcagaggagggcacagactggctgctggagctgctcaccgagctgcagctgcagcagtacTTCCTGCGCATCCGGGACGAGCTCAATGTCACCCGCCTCTCCCACTTCGAGTACGTCAAAAATGAGGATCTGGAGAAGATCGGCATGGGACGCCCTG GCCAGCGGCGGCTGTGGGAGGCGGTGAAGCGGAGGAAAGCTATGTGCAAGCGGAAATCCTGGATGAGCAAG GTGTTCAGTGGGAAGCGCCCCGAGTCAGAgctgccaccccagccccagagcACCTTCCGCAAGCCCCCCACACCACCGCCCCCCGAAGCTGGTGGCCAGCACTCCCTCACCTGCCTCGTGCGGGAGCGGGACCTCTCGCTCTTTGAGAAGCTGGGCGACGGCTCCTTTGGCGTCGTGCGTCGTGGCGAGTGGTGCACGCCTGCCGGCAAGACG CTGAACGTGGCAGTGAAGTGCCTCAAGACAGATGTGCTGAGCCAGCCGGAGGCGCTGGACGACTTCATCCGGGAGGTGAATGCCATGCACTCCCTGGACCACAGGAACCTCATCCGCCTCTATGGTGTGGTGCTCTCCCACCCCATGAAGATG GTGACAGAGCTGGCCCCACTGGGCTCCCTGTTGGACCGCCTGCGGAAGAACCAGGGCCATTTCCTCATCTCCACCCTCTGCCAGTACGCCATCCAGGTGGCAAAGGGCATGGCCTACCTTGAGTCCAAGCGCTTCATCCACCGCGACCTGGCTGCCCGCAACATCCTGCTGGCCTCCAATGAGCTGGTCAAGATCGGGGACTTCGGGCTGATGCGGGCCCTGCCCAAAAATGATGACCACTACGTAATGCAGGAGCATCGCAAAGTCCCCTTTGCCTg GTGTGCTCCTGAGAGCCTGAAGACGCGCACCTTCTCCCATGCCAGTGACACCTGGATGTTCGGGGTGACCCTCTGGGAAATGTTCACATATGGGCAGGAGCCCTGGATCGGCCTCAATGGCAGCCAG ATCCTGCACAAAATAGACAAGGAGGGCGAGCGGCTGCCGCGGCCCGAGGACTGTCCCCAGGATGTCTACAACGTcatgctgcagtgctgggcGCACAAGCCTGAGGACCGACCGACCTTTGTGGCCCTGCGGGACTTCTTGGTGGAG GCCCAGCCTACTGACATGAGGGCACTGCAGGACTTTGAGGAGCCTGACAAGCTGCACATCCAGATGAACGACATCATCACAGTCATCGAGGGCAG GGCTGAGAATTACTGGTGGCGGGGTCAGAATAAGCGGACCCTAAAAGTGGGCCAGTTCCCCCGAAACACGGTGACTTCAGTGGCGGGGCTGTCGGCCCACGACATCAGCCAGCCGCTTAAAAACAGCTTCATCCACACAGGCCATGGAGACACCAacccacagcactgctgggggTTTCCTGATAAAATTGATGA GCTGTACCTGGGAAATCCCATGGACCCTCCTGATATTTTAGGCGTGGACCCGAGTGCTGCCAGACCCACTCAGCTTCCAGGCAGGGCTAAAA GGCAGCCGCCTCCGCGCCCGCCTCAGCCTACCATCCTGCTCACCA AGCCCTGCTACGACCCAgtcagtgaggaggaggagggtctgCCGGGGGGTCTCCGGAAGCTCTGCCTAAAGAAGCCAGGCACAGGGAAGGGTCTGCGACCAGTCAAGCCGTCGGCACGGGTACCGGGCACCAAGGTGGGCGAGCGGCAACCCAGCCAGCCAGCAAGTGAGGGGCTGGCAGGCAGCGAGGTGACACTCATTGATTTCGGGGAGGAGGTGCCGCAAGGTAGCCCTTCGCCAGTAGGGGAGGTGACAGCCCCGTCGTTGGCCAAGCTGGCCATGGAGGCCTTCTCCTTGCTGGACAAGACCCCACCGCAGAGCCCCACGCGGGCTCTACCCCGGCCCCTCCACCCCACACCAGTGGTAGACTGGGACACCCGCCCCTTACCCCCACCGCCTGCCTATGATGATGTGGCACAAGATGAGGATGACTTTGAGGTCTGCTCTATTACCAGCCCCCCAAGCCGGCGGGGCAAGACCAACTATGGCTTTGTGGATGAGGGCGAGCGGGGTCTGATGCTGGAGGACAACCTCTTCCTGCCCCCCAAGGAGAccaagcagcccagcctgaTGCAGACCACCGAGCTCTttgaggagctgcagcaggagtgCATGAAGAGGCTCAACGTCCCCCTGGGACCAGCCACCCCTGCTGATGACAAGCCCCAAATACCCCCCCGTGTCCCTATCCCACCACGGCCCCTACGCCGCAATGAGCCCGGGCGCTGGTCAGGGGAGCTTTCCCCAGCTTCAGGGGGTGAGGAAGACCGGCCGCCCCAGATTCCCCCCCGGGACCCACTGTCACAGCCCACCTCCCGGACACCCAGCCCCATGGCCCTGCAGGTGGGCTCCCCACAGCAACGCGCcgccctctgctcctgcctctccaCATCACCAGGAAAGCCCATGCCCACCACACAGAGCTTTGCCCTTGACCCCAAGTACGCCACCCCCAAGGTCATCCAAGCACAGGGCAAGGACTGCTCCAAAGGACCCTGCATCCTACCCATCGTGAAGGATGGGCAGAAGGTCAGCAGCACCCACTACTACCTGCTGCCCGAGCGTCCTGCCTACCTGGACAAGTATGAGAAGTTTTTCAAGGAGGCTAAAAGCCCCGAGGAGGTGCCGGCATCCCGCCTGGTCACCACAGCCACCGTCCGTCCCATGGTGCAGCAGCTGCCACCGGATTGCAAAGCCAACTTCTCCTCCAACAACAGCAACCCTGGGCCCAAGTGCCTGGTGAAAGCCTCCTGCAGCCTCCAGAAGATCATCTACGATGGCCCAGATAGCTACCGCCCTGCCGACAAGATCAGATTG GTACAGGACACGGTGCATGGTGTGACCACTGAGGAGtgccaggcagccctgcagaacCATGGCTGGAGCGTCCAGCGGGCCATCCAGTACCTGAAG GTGGAGCAGCTCTTCTGCCTGGGGCTGAAATCCCGTGTCGAGTGCCACCGGGTGCTGGAGATGTTCGACTGGAATCTAGCCCAGGCCAGCTCCCACCTCCTCGATCCCTACAGCACTGCCCGCCAGAA GCGGTGA